The following is a genomic window from Staphylococcus saccharolyticus.
ATGCTCAAATTGATGAATGGGTTAATCAAATGAAAGACCAAATTCATATTCGTAAGCATGATACGTATTTTGTTACCCATGGCTTTGGTTCAATTACTGCATTAAAATTTTTGGAAGAGACTGCACATCATATAGAAGGTTTTTTCAGTATTGCCGGATTTAAAGAGGATGCTCAAGATATAGATGAAAATGTTGATTTGAGAGGTGTAACTATCGATTACGATAAAGTAAAATCTCAAGTTGATCATTTTTATGGTTTAACGTCTAAAGATGATAAATATGTATCTTATAAAGAAACCGAAAGATTAATGGACACATTGAACGGTCATATTCGGGTAGTTGAAAATGGAGGACACTTTTTAGAAGATGAGGGATTTGTAACCTTTACTTCACTACAGGCAAGAATGCAAGATTATATGACAAAATAAGATGCAACGGGGTGTCTTATTTTGTTTTTATAAATATATAACTCAAAAGTGACAAATGTGTTAACCATCATTTAGTAATAAATATTATAAAATGATATATGAAGTAATTTTTTACACAAATAAATTGTAAAACGTTATTGACTATCTTTAGCGAAATTAATATACTGAGTAAAGTACTTCTTCGAGACAACAATTACTACAAAGTAATTTAAAGTCTAAATGAATGAAATGTTAAATTTAATTAAAAATGTGTTGACATTGTAAAGGTGATGATGGTATGATTGTCAGGCAGTCAAAAATAATATTATCGCGGGATGGAGCAGTTCGGTAGCTCGTCGGGCTCATAACCCGAAGGTCGGTGGTTCAAATCCGCCTCCCGCAATACATAATTTAGTAGGTCTCGTAGTGTAGCGGTTAACACGCCTGCCTGTCACGCAGGAGATCGCGGGTTCGAGTCCCGTCGAGACCGCCATTACAATTGTGGTTCAGTAGCTCAGTTGGTAGAGCAATGGATTGAAGCTC
Proteins encoded in this region:
- a CDS encoding RBBP9/YdeN family alpha/beta hydrolase, which produces MTDVIIVHSKYGNSKNHWYEWLKHNLTLEGYRVTLFNLEADVHAQIDEWVNQMKDQIHIRKHDTYFVTHGFGSITALKFLEETAHHIEGFFSIAGFKEDAQDIDENVDLRGVTIDYDKVKSQVDHFYGLTSKDDKYVSYKETERLMDTLNGHIRVVENGGHFLEDEGFVTFTSLQARMQDYMTK